From one Sphingomonas sp. BT-65 genomic stretch:
- a CDS encoding 3-hydroxybutyrate dehydrogenase, with translation MFLKGKSAIITGSTSGIGLAIAKAFAAEGASVVINGFGDAAAIETERAGLEALSGAKALYDGADMSKPDAIYAMVERCHAELGGPDVIVNNAGIQHVAAIEDFPVEKWDAIIAINLSSAWHMMRAAVPHMKAAKWGRIINTASAHSLVASPNKSAYVAAKHGIAGLTKTIALETATDGVTVNCISPGYVWTPLVENQIPDTMKARNMTREQVINDVLLDAQPTKQFVQPEQVAALAVFLCRDEASAITGANYAMDGGWTAA, from the coding sequence ATGTTCCTCAAGGGCAAGTCCGCCATCATCACCGGCTCGACCTCGGGCATCGGCCTCGCCATCGCCAAGGCGTTCGCCGCCGAGGGCGCGAGCGTGGTGATCAACGGCTTCGGCGACGCCGCGGCGATCGAGACCGAGCGCGCCGGCCTCGAGGCGCTGAGCGGCGCCAAGGCGCTCTACGACGGCGCCGACATGTCCAAGCCCGACGCGATCTATGCGATGGTCGAGCGCTGCCACGCCGAACTCGGCGGGCCGGACGTCATCGTCAACAACGCCGGCATTCAACACGTCGCGGCGATCGAGGATTTTCCGGTCGAGAAATGGGACGCGATCATCGCGATCAACCTGTCCAGCGCGTGGCACATGATGCGCGCCGCCGTACCGCACATGAAGGCGGCGAAATGGGGGCGGATCATCAACACCGCCTCCGCCCACAGCCTGGTCGCGAGTCCCAACAAATCGGCCTATGTCGCCGCCAAGCACGGCATCGCCGGCCTCACCAAGACGATCGCGCTGGAGACCGCGACCGACGGCGTCACGGTCAACTGCATCTCGCCCGGCTATGTCTGGACGCCGCTCGTGGAGAACCAGATCCCGGACACGATGAAGGCGCGCAACATGACGCGCGAGCAGGTGATCAATGACGTCCTGCTCGATGCCCAGCCGACCAAGCAGTTCGTCCAGCCGGAACAGGTCGCCGCGCTCGCGGTTTTCCTCTGTCGCGATGAAGCGAGCGCGATCACCGGTGCGAACTATGCCATGGACGGCGGCTGGACGGCGGCCTGA
- a CDS encoding superoxide dismutase family protein, with translation MIRHGCAIVALALATAGCGGTTTPAANSDEPINTALPVENETLPIENGAATAETATASLQKADGTPAGSAIATVTPEGLSVAVSVTGITAGNHGVHVHMTGKCEGPKFETAGSHWNPNNAKHGLENPAGAHAGDMPNLTVADDGTGTLTFVLKSGTMAQLLDADGSAFVVHAGQDDQKTDPSGNSGDRVACGVFAAG, from the coding sequence ATGATCCGACATGGCTGCGCGATCGTCGCGCTGGCGCTCGCGACCGCGGGCTGCGGCGGCACCACCACGCCCGCGGCGAACAGCGACGAACCCATCAACACCGCGCTGCCGGTGGAGAACGAGACGCTCCCGATCGAGAACGGCGCCGCGACGGCGGAGACCGCCACCGCCTCGCTCCAGAAGGCCGATGGCACCCCGGCGGGCAGCGCGATCGCGACCGTCACGCCCGAGGGTCTGAGCGTCGCCGTGTCGGTTACCGGCATCACCGCCGGGAACCATGGCGTGCACGTCCATATGACCGGCAAGTGCGAAGGCCCCAAGTTCGAGACCGCGGGCAGCCACTGGAACCCGAACAACGCCAAGCACGGCCTGGAGAATCCCGCTGGCGCGCATGCCGGCGACATGCCCAACCTGACCGTCGCCGACGATGGCACCGGCACGCTCACCTTCGTGCTCAAGTCGGGCACCATGGCGCAGTTGCTCGACGCCGATGGCTCGGCGTTCGTCGTGCACGCGGGGCAGGACGACCAGAAGACCGACCCCTCGGGCAACAGCGGCGACCGCGTCGCCTGCGGCGTGTTCGCGGCGGGCTGA
- a CDS encoding Bax inhibitor-1/YccA family protein, giving the protein MANWSDPRTTAAPYATAAGTRDAAYDAGLRSYMLSVYNYMASGVLLSGVVALLFAWGGPTSMAYSVFANGGPLAWLIILSPLAIVLAMSFGQNKMSTGTLQALFWGFAVLMGLSLSTLLLRYTGASVAQAFFATAAGFAGLSLYGYTTKRDLSGLGSFLIVGLIGLIVASVINIFTQSSTLSLIISFAGVLIFAGLTAYDTQRIKSMYAYVAGTDMVGKVVIMSALSLYLDFINMFQFLLSIIGNRD; this is encoded by the coding sequence ATGGCTAACTGGTCTGATCCCCGGACGACCGCCGCGCCGTACGCGACGGCCGCAGGTACGCGCGATGCCGCGTACGATGCGGGGCTGCGGTCCTATATGCTTTCGGTCTACAATTACATGGCCTCGGGCGTGCTGCTCAGCGGCGTCGTCGCGCTGCTCTTCGCATGGGGCGGCCCGACCTCGATGGCCTATTCGGTGTTCGCCAATGGCGGCCCGCTCGCCTGGCTGATCATCCTCTCGCCGCTGGCCATCGTGCTGGCGATGAGCTTCGGCCAGAACAAGATGTCCACCGGCACGCTGCAGGCGCTGTTCTGGGGCTTCGCGGTCCTGATGGGCCTGTCGCTCTCGACGCTGCTGCTGCGCTATACCGGCGCCTCGGTCGCCCAGGCGTTCTTCGCCACCGCGGCCGGCTTCGCCGGCCTCAGCCTCTACGGCTACACCACGAAGCGGGACCTGTCGGGCCTCGGCAGCTTCCTGATCGTCGGCCTGATCGGCCTGATCGTGGCGAGCGTCATCAACATCTTCACCCAGTCGAGCACGCTGTCGCTGATCATCAGCTTCGCGGGCGTGCTGATCTTCGCTGGCCTCACCGCCTATGACACGCAGCGTATCAAGAGCATGTACGCCTATGTCGCGGGCACCGATATGGTGGGCAAGGTCGTGATCATGAGCGCGCTGTCGCTCTATCTCGACTTCATCAACATGTTCCAGTTCCTCCTGAGCATCATCGGCAATCGCGACTGA
- a CDS encoding GreA/GreB family elongation factor, with product MSVAFRRESDEEHKEPRFELPIPSGPNLVTARGLALIGARVVELEAAVAAALGDEAREVLRRDLRYWHTRQTTAELAPVPGDGLVAIGSRVRFRLNGRERRIDIVGHDEAEPAADRIAFQAPLAAALIGAEPGERVDFNGRDEAIEVIATGAIPDAAA from the coding sequence ATGAGCGTCGCGTTCCGGCGCGAGAGCGACGAGGAGCACAAGGAACCGCGCTTCGAGCTGCCGATCCCGTCCGGCCCCAATCTGGTGACTGCGCGCGGACTGGCGCTGATCGGCGCGCGCGTGGTCGAGCTCGAGGCCGCGGTCGCTGCGGCGCTCGGCGATGAAGCGCGCGAGGTGCTGCGGCGCGACCTGCGTTACTGGCATACCCGCCAGACCACCGCCGAGCTCGCGCCGGTGCCGGGCGACGGTCTGGTGGCGATCGGATCGCGCGTGCGCTTCCGGTTGAACGGGCGCGAGCGGCGGATCGACATCGTCGGACATGACGAGGCCGAGCCCGCGGCCGACCGGATCGCGTTCCAGGCGCCGCTCGCCGCCGCGCTGATCGGGGCCGAGCCTGGCGAACGCGTCGACTTCAACGGCCGCGACGAGGCGATCGAGGTGATCGCGACGGGGGCGATTCCGGACGCTGCGGCCTAG
- the thpR gene encoding RNA 2',3'-cyclic phosphodiesterase, translating to MHRLFVALRPPRAIRERLLGVMGGVPGARWQGDDQLHLTLRFIGEVGTHEAEDVAAALGSVRHAPLELRLEGCGMFDSRGRPNALWAGVAPREPLAALHRKVDQAIVRAGLEPERRAYLPHITLARMSGAAGPIDRWLADHAALASEPFALEAMTLYQSHLGAGGASYEPVMRYPLIGA from the coding sequence ATGCATCGCCTGTTCGTTGCGCTGCGCCCGCCCCGGGCGATTCGCGAGCGCCTGCTCGGCGTCATGGGCGGCGTACCGGGTGCGCGCTGGCAGGGCGACGACCAGCTCCATTTGACGCTGCGCTTCATCGGCGAGGTGGGGACGCACGAAGCCGAGGATGTCGCGGCCGCGCTCGGATCGGTGCGCCACGCGCCGCTCGAGCTGCGCCTCGAGGGATGCGGCATGTTCGACAGCCGCGGGCGGCCCAACGCGCTATGGGCCGGGGTGGCGCCGCGGGAGCCGCTCGCCGCGCTCCACCGCAAGGTCGACCAGGCGATCGTGCGCGCCGGGCTCGAGCCCGAGCGGCGCGCCTATCTGCCGCATATCACGCTCGCCCGCATGTCCGGAGCGGCGGGGCCGATCGATCGCTGGCTTGCGGATCATGCCGCGCTGGCGAGCGAGCCGTTCGCGCTCGAGGCGATGACCCTCTATCAGAGCCACCTTGGCGCGGGCGGCGCCAGCTACGAGCCGGTCATGCGCTATCCGCTGATCGGCGCTTAG
- a CDS encoding tyrosine recombinase XerC, producing MDERPLPLLFAEHLARDRRRSVHTVRAYEATAVRLVAFLGGHWGEAVTRATLARVTTADLRAYLAHRRSDGLANVSAARELSAVRAFLKFTGGEGGAEIPHLRGPRVKKGVPRPIAPDEAVALAEEVADDAREPWIASRDLAVLLLLYGAGLRIGEAMGLTGAVLPLGETLRVTGKRGKTRIVPLLPQVRDAVEDYVRRCPHGTAPGEALFRGARGGPLSPAIIRRSVRAARARLGLPPRTTPHALRHSFATHLLGRGADLRALQELLGHASLSSTQIYTAVDAAHLLDVYRNAHPRA from the coding sequence ATGGACGAGCGCCCGCTGCCCCTGTTGTTCGCCGAGCATCTCGCGCGCGACCGGCGGCGTTCGGTGCACACAGTGCGCGCCTATGAAGCGACGGCGGTGCGGCTAGTGGCGTTCCTGGGAGGACATTGGGGCGAGGCGGTGACGCGCGCCACGCTCGCACGCGTGACCACCGCGGACCTGCGCGCCTATCTCGCGCACCGCCGTAGCGACGGGCTCGCCAACGTCTCGGCCGCGCGCGAGCTGTCGGCAGTGCGCGCCTTCCTCAAGTTCACGGGCGGCGAGGGCGGTGCGGAAATCCCGCATCTGCGCGGCCCGCGCGTCAAGAAGGGCGTGCCGCGCCCGATCGCGCCCGACGAGGCGGTGGCGCTGGCCGAGGAGGTCGCCGACGACGCGCGCGAGCCATGGATCGCGTCGCGCGACCTCGCCGTGCTGCTCCTCCTCTACGGCGCGGGGCTGCGCATCGGCGAGGCGATGGGCTTGACCGGCGCGGTGCTGCCGCTGGGGGAGACGCTGCGCGTCACCGGCAAGCGCGGCAAGACGCGGATCGTGCCGCTGCTTCCGCAGGTCCGCGACGCGGTCGAGGACTATGTCCGCCGCTGCCCCCATGGCACCGCGCCCGGCGAGGCGCTGTTCCGCGGCGCGCGCGGCGGGCCGCTCTCGCCCGCGATCATCCGCCGCTCGGTGCGCGCGGCACGGGCGCGGCTGGGGCTGCCCCCGCGCACCACCCCGCACGCGCTGCGGCACAGCTTCGCGACTCACCTGCTCGGGCGCGGCGCCGATCTTCGCGCCTTGCAGGAGCTGCTCGGCCATGCGAGTCTCAGCTCGACGCAGATCTACACGGCGGTCGACGCGGCGCATTTGCTCGACGTCTATCGCAACGCTCATCCCCGGGCGTGA
- a CDS encoding patatin-like phospholipase family protein: MADAEPQHSRSGRRSKGARPLPLPDCVALVLQGGGALGSYQAGVIEALAEVEIEIDWVAGISIGAVNAAIVAGNPPERRVERLTAFWQTVTSALPSFPIFPQDEVREAVHEWSAAMVLAQGVPGFFRPHLFLPMLATPGSCSALSFYDSEPLRATLDSLIDWDLLNDGPVRLSVGAVEIESGNFRYFDTTQERIDARHIMASGALPPGLPPIEIDGKYYWDGGLVSNTPLTHVLDHQAEPMLVFQVDLFSSAAVMPRTITDVMAREKEIRFSSRTRQVSAERMRLRQEREAIRKVLAKLPPELHNDPDVAALRAVADEKPVSLVHLIYRANAWEGGSRDFEFSARSMREHWEAGLVDTERTMENARLVASNIIDGRTAAFDLARS, translated from the coding sequence ATGGCCGATGCCGAACCGCAGCACAGCAGATCGGGGCGCCGATCGAAGGGCGCGCGTCCACTCCCGCTGCCCGATTGCGTGGCGCTGGTGCTCCAGGGCGGCGGCGCGCTTGGCAGCTATCAGGCCGGGGTGATCGAGGCGCTGGCCGAGGTGGAGATCGAGATCGACTGGGTCGCCGGCATCTCGATCGGCGCGGTCAACGCCGCGATCGTCGCGGGCAACCCGCCCGAGCGCCGCGTCGAGCGGCTCACCGCCTTCTGGCAGACGGTCACCAGCGCGCTGCCGAGCTTCCCGATCTTCCCGCAGGACGAGGTGCGCGAGGCGGTGCACGAATGGTCGGCGGCGATGGTATTGGCGCAGGGCGTGCCGGGCTTCTTCCGCCCGCATCTCTTCTTGCCGATGCTCGCGACACCGGGCAGCTGCTCGGCGTTGAGCTTCTACGACAGCGAACCATTGCGGGCGACGCTCGACTCGCTGATCGACTGGGATCTGCTCAATGACGGTCCGGTGCGCCTGTCGGTCGGCGCGGTCGAGATCGAGAGCGGCAATTTCCGCTATTTCGACACGACTCAGGAGCGGATCGACGCGCGCCATATCATGGCCTCGGGCGCGCTGCCGCCGGGGCTTCCGCCGATCGAGATCGACGGCAAATATTATTGGGACGGCGGGCTCGTCTCCAACACGCCGCTGACGCATGTGCTCGATCACCAGGCCGAACCGATGCTGGTGTTCCAGGTCGACCTCTTCTCCTCCGCCGCGGTGATGCCGCGCACGATCACCGACGTGATGGCGCGCGAGAAGGAGATCCGCTTCTCGAGCCGCACGCGCCAGGTCTCGGCCGAGCGGATGCGGCTGCGCCAGGAGCGCGAGGCGATCCGCAAGGTGCTCGCCAAGCTCCCGCCCGAGCTGCACAATGATCCCGACGTCGCCGCATTGCGCGCCGTGGCGGACGAGAAGCCCGTGAGCCTCGTCCATCTGATCTATCGCGCCAATGCGTGGGAAGGCGGCAGCCGCGACTTCGAATTCTCCGCGCGCTCGATGCGCGAACATTGGGAAGCCGGCCTGGTCGATACCGAGCGCACGATGGAGAATGCGCGCCTCGTCGCCAGCAACATCATCGACGGCCGTACCGCCGCCTTCGACCTCGCCAGAAGCTAA
- a CDS encoding amidohydrolase, whose translation MKHLLIAAASSLAFALPAAADPVRDATAKELPSLMALYRDLHASPELSQHEVNTAAKMAVEARKAGYTVTEKVGGTGVVAVLKNGEGPTLLIRADMDGLPVTEETGLPFASKVRGKTPEGVETGIMHACAHDTHMAAWVGTLRNLAAMKDQWKGTVVMVAQPAEESSKGALAMLEDGLYERFGKPSHAIAFHNSAALPAGTIGIRSGPTFASVDSVDILVKGVGGHGAYPATTKDPIVLGARIVSALQTLVSREVDPQEAAVVTVGSFQGGTRHNIIPEQALMLLTVRAYTPEVRKQLLEGIARIARGEAIAAGIPEDQLPVVKVREPFTPPTVSTDPFASELKTLFTARFGADRVKDIPPTMAGEDFGRFHIADPSIQSVIYWVGGVPQDKWDAAQAAGGKGLPSLHSSKWAPDAEKVIGTAAEAMTAAALDVLKR comes from the coding sequence ATGAAGCACCTCCTCATCGCCGCGGCGAGCAGCCTCGCCTTCGCCCTTCCCGCTGCCGCCGATCCGGTCCGCGATGCGACCGCGAAGGAGCTGCCGTCGCTGATGGCGCTCTATCGCGACCTCCACGCCAGTCCCGAACTCAGCCAGCACGAGGTCAATACCGCGGCGAAGATGGCCGTCGAGGCGCGCAAGGCGGGCTACACCGTGACCGAGAAGGTCGGCGGCACCGGTGTGGTCGCGGTGCTCAAGAACGGCGAGGGTCCGACGCTGCTGATCCGCGCCGACATGGACGGGCTGCCGGTGACCGAGGAGACCGGCCTGCCCTTCGCCTCCAAGGTGCGCGGCAAGACGCCCGAGGGAGTCGAGACCGGCATCATGCATGCCTGCGCGCACGATACGCACATGGCGGCCTGGGTCGGCACGCTGCGCAACCTCGCCGCGATGAAGGACCAGTGGAAGGGTACCGTGGTGATGGTCGCTCAGCCCGCCGAGGAGAGCAGCAAGGGTGCGCTCGCGATGCTCGAAGACGGGCTCTACGAGCGGTTCGGCAAGCCGAGCCATGCGATCGCCTTCCACAACAGCGCGGCGCTGCCCGCGGGCACGATCGGCATCCGCTCGGGTCCGACCTTCGCCAGCGTCGATTCGGTCGATATCCTGGTCAAGGGCGTCGGCGGCCACGGCGCCTATCCCGCGACGACCAAGGACCCGATCGTGCTCGGCGCGCGGATCGTCTCGGCGCTGCAGACGCTGGTGAGCCGCGAGGTCGATCCGCAGGAAGCCGCGGTGGTCACCGTCGGCAGCTTCCAGGGCGGGACGCGGCACAACATCATCCCCGAACAGGCGTTGATGCTGCTCACCGTGCGCGCCTACACGCCCGAGGTGCGCAAGCAACTGCTCGAGGGCATAGCGCGCATAGCCCGGGGCGAGGCGATCGCCGCGGGCATTCCCGAGGACCAGCTGCCGGTCGTCAAGGTGCGCGAACCCTTCACCCCGCCGACGGTCAGCACCGACCCCTTCGCCAGCGAGCTCAAGACTCTGTTCACGGCGCGCTTCGGCGCCGATCGCGTGAAGGACATCCCGCCGACCATGGCGGGCGAGGATTTCGGCCGCTTCCACATCGCGGATCCGTCGATCCAGAGCGTGATCTATTGGGTCGGCGGCGTGCCGCAGGACAAGTGGGACGCGGCACAGGCAGCGGGCGGCAAGGGCCTGCCTTCGCTGCACAGCTCGAAATGGGCGCCCGATGCGGAGAAGGTGATCGGTACCGCCGCCGAGGCGATGACCGCCGCCGCGCTCGACGTCCTGAAACGCTAG
- a CDS encoding DUF4893 domain-containing protein, whose translation MRIAAAALIALAFTACTKEGNLKLGGEEVIETRWRMITTDQDRERLRNWRKAWVEALPKARAADAAAIAAEGALFEHDQALGRAMPPAGDYKCRAFKLGGQREGMRDFTAYPWFNCRIGREGEMPTFVKLDGSQRPTGKIYAETDARVIFLGALELGDETIALDYGRDVKRDLAGYIERVGTTRWRLVLPWPTFESQLDVIELVPA comes from the coding sequence ATGCGTATCGCCGCCGCTGCCCTGATCGCCCTCGCCTTCACCGCCTGCACCAAGGAGGGAAACCTCAAGCTCGGCGGGGAAGAGGTAATCGAGACGCGCTGGCGGATGATCACCACCGACCAGGACCGCGAGCGGCTGCGCAACTGGCGCAAGGCGTGGGTCGAGGCGCTCCCGAAGGCGCGCGCCGCCGACGCCGCCGCGATCGCTGCGGAAGGCGCGCTGTTCGAGCACGACCAGGCGCTCGGCCGCGCGATGCCGCCGGCGGGCGACTATAAGTGCCGCGCCTTCAAGCTCGGCGGCCAGCGCGAGGGGATGCGCGACTTCACCGCCTATCCCTGGTTCAATTGCCGCATCGGCCGCGAGGGCGAGATGCCGACCTTCGTCAAGCTCGACGGGTCGCAACGCCCGACGGGCAAAATCTATGCGGAAACCGATGCGCGGGTGATCTTTCTCGGCGCGCTCGAGCTGGGCGACGAGACGATCGCGCTCGACTATGGCCGGGACGTCAAGCGCGACCTGGCCGGCTATATCGAGCGTGTCGGCACGACGCGCTGGCGGCTGGTGCTGCCGTGGCCAACGTTCGAATCGCAGCTCGACGTGATCGAGCTGGTCCCCGCCTGA
- a CDS encoding alpha/beta fold hydrolase, with product MQSIDRDGIALAYHLTAGTGPTIVFLPGYASDMSGSKAVAIDDWARASGRACLRFDYAGCGESGGAFEDQTLASWRDDALAVIDHVEGPVVLVGSSMGGWIMLLAALARRERVVAMVGIAAAPDFTDWGFTPEQKAVLRDEGRLEEPSIYAPEPTVTTRGFWESGEANRVMRGPIEIGVPTRLIHGQRDPDVPWEHSLKLAGLLRSDDVQTMLVKDGDHRLSRPQDIALILRVLEDILGSDTGTPS from the coding sequence ATGCAGAGCATTGACCGCGACGGGATCGCCCTCGCCTATCATCTCACCGCGGGCACAGGACCCACCATCGTCTTCCTGCCCGGCTATGCCTCGGACATGAGCGGGAGCAAGGCGGTGGCGATCGATGATTGGGCGCGCGCGAGCGGGCGGGCCTGTCTGCGCTTCGACTATGCGGGGTGCGGCGAGAGTGGCGGTGCGTTCGAGGACCAGACGCTGGCGAGCTGGCGCGACGACGCGCTGGCGGTGATCGATCATGTGGAAGGACCGGTCGTGCTCGTCGGCTCGTCGATGGGCGGCTGGATCATGCTGCTCGCGGCACTAGCGCGCCGTGAGCGGGTGGTGGCCATGGTCGGTATCGCCGCGGCGCCCGACTTCACCGATTGGGGATTCACCCCCGAGCAGAAGGCGGTGCTGCGTGATGAGGGGCGGCTGGAGGAGCCATCAATCTATGCGCCCGAACCAACCGTCACCACGCGCGGCTTCTGGGAGTCCGGAGAGGCCAACCGGGTGATGAGGGGACCAATTGAAATCGGCGTCCCCACGCGCCTGATCCACGGTCAGCGCGATCCCGACGTGCCGTGGGAGCACAGCCTCAAACTCGCCGGCCTGCTGCGTTCAGACGATGTGCAGACAATGCTGGTCAAGGACGGCGACCACCGTTTGTCGCGCCCGCAGGACATCGCCCTGATCCTGCGCGTGCTTGAGGATATTCTGGGCTCGGATACCGGCACCCCTTCATGA
- a CDS encoding neutral zinc metallopeptidase — protein MRLDDLDPSENVRDLGQGSGGGGFGGGGNILLGLLPMLLGSRLGCGTIALIAIGVAIFMAIGGGGGLLTGGVAPTGSGGQQQVGANKPCDTPAELQACRVMTSTEQTWNQLFAAQGARYQPPVLNFYQRSVQSGCGNASSAAGPFYCPADRGVYLDTGFFQELAQRFGAAGDFAQNYVIAHEVGHHIQNITGTMEQVRAQQARMNRAQGNALSVRVELQADCYAGVWAARNKNRLEAGDIEEGMRAAEAIGDDTLQKQAQGTVVPESFTHGTSAQRMQWLRRGLETGDPAQCDTFQGAI, from the coding sequence ATGCGGCTCGACGATCTCGATCCCAGCGAAAATGTCCGTGACCTGGGTCAGGGCAGCGGCGGAGGCGGCTTCGGCGGGGGCGGCAACATCCTGCTCGGCCTGCTCCCGATGCTGTTGGGCAGCCGGCTCGGCTGCGGCACGATCGCGCTGATCGCGATCGGCGTCGCGATCTTCATGGCGATCGGCGGCGGTGGTGGGCTGCTCACGGGCGGCGTTGCGCCGACCGGCAGCGGTGGACAGCAGCAGGTAGGGGCGAACAAGCCCTGCGACACGCCGGCGGAATTGCAGGCGTGCCGCGTGATGACCAGCACCGAGCAGACCTGGAACCAGCTCTTCGCGGCGCAGGGCGCGCGCTACCAGCCGCCGGTGCTCAACTTCTACCAGCGCAGCGTCCAGTCGGGCTGCGGCAATGCCTCGTCGGCGGCCGGCCCCTTCTATTGCCCGGCGGATCGCGGCGTGTATCTCGACACCGGCTTCTTCCAGGAGCTGGCGCAGCGCTTCGGTGCGGCGGGCGACTTCGCACAGAATTACGTGATCGCGCACGAAGTAGGGCACCATATCCAGAACATCACCGGCACAATGGAACAGGTCCGTGCCCAGCAAGCCCGGATGAACCGCGCCCAGGGCAATGCACTGTCCGTTCGCGTCGAGCTGCAGGCGGATTGCTATGCCGGCGTCTGGGCGGCGCGCAACAAGAACCGGCTGGAGGCGGGCGACATCGAGGAAGGGATGCGCGCGGCCGAGGCGATCGGCGACGACACGCTCCAGAAGCAGGCGCAGGGCACGGTGGTGCCCGAGAGCTTCACCCACGGCACCTCGGCGCAACGCATGCAATGGCTGCGGCGCGGGCTCGAGACCGGCGACCCGGCGCAGTGCGACACCTTCCAGGGCGCGATCTGA